From a region of the Lactuca sativa cultivar Salinas chromosome 4, Lsat_Salinas_v11, whole genome shotgun sequence genome:
- the LOC128133816 gene encoding peptide chain release factor 1, mitochondrial-like, with protein MRAMAYKELEQALKEEGYVHNLLLKALLPKDDADERDCILEVRAGTGGEEPSLFAMDMFKMLFIDYSSDIKMFA; from the exons ATGCGGGCCATGGCATACAAAGAACTGGAGCAGGCGTTGAAAGAAGAAGGATATGTGCATAATCTGCTGCTCAAGGCTTTACTGCCTAAGGATGATGCAGATGAAAGGGACTGCATTTTGGAAGTCAGAGCAG GAACTGGAGGGGAAGAGCCTTCTTTGTTTGCTATGGACATGTTCAAAATGTTATTTATAGATTATTCATCAGATATCAAAATGTTTGCTTAA